The genomic stretch GGTCGGCGTCGGCATCGTGGGGACCTTCGGGCGGAGCATGGCGGAACTCCCTTCGGTGGCGGGTTACTTGATGGCGGAGTCGATGACGGGGGCAAGGACGCTGTCGGCGAGGAGGAAGCCGCCGAGCAGGAACACGGCCAGGAGCCACCAGGGCGGGCGGATGAGCTTGGCGCCGAGGTAGCCGACGATGACGACGGCGAGCCAGAGCGGGACGTCCATGACAGGTGACCTCCTAGCGGATCTTGCAGCGGTGGGTGCGGGCGGCGAGTTGGGCGGCGGACTGGCTGGTGTAGTCGGCGGACCAGCCGCAGCGGTCGGCGGTGCATACGGCGGCGTGTTTGGTCTGGCCGTGGCGGTCGCGGTGGGTGCCGATCTGCACCGGGCCGATGCTCATCACGGAGTGGAAGTGGTCGTGGGCAGGCATGGCGGGTGGTTGTCCCTTCGGGTCAGGTGAGTTGGGCGGCGATGGCGGACGCCATCGGGGCGGGGACGCCGAGGCGGGCGCGCAGGGTTTCGGTGTCGATCGGGGCACCGGTCCGGGCCTGATGGTCGGCAGCGACCTTGCGGGCGTGGTCGACCAGTGCGGTCGGAACCGGCACGGCCGGGTCAAGGTCCGCGGCGGGAAGAGCCGGGGCATCAGGCACAGCGGTCGGGATGGGCTCCGGGACAACATCCGGATCGGGCGCGGGGGCCGGGGCTGCGGGCGCCGGCGGAACCGGCACCCGGTCCCCGGCCGAGTTCGAGTGGGCGAGCAGGGTGCCGCCGAGGAAGGCGAGCGCGGGCCATCCGGCGACGCCGAACCGCAGCCACGCCGGGGGGTGTTCGAGGTCGAGGAATCCGGCGGTGGCGACGTTGGCACCGAGCGAGGCGACCAGGGCGATCAAGAACCAGCACCAGGCCAGCCGGGACGGGCCATCCGAGCGGAGCCGTCGCCAGGCAGCGACCAACAGCAGGTCGACGCTGACCGGATAGGCCCATGCTTTCCAGCCGTCCTGTCCGGCCGCGGCAGCAAGGTCATGCAGGTGGGCGAACGACAGAGCCCCGGCGATCACGGCCTGTACGAGCACGGCATCGGGGCGGATCAAGCAAGTCATGTCGTCACCTCCTTTGGCGAGTTGAGCCGGGACGGGGCGGGGAACGGGGTCCCATCCGCCGGGTCCCGGCAGGCGTTCAGTCGGTCGGGGCTTCGCCGGATCCGAGGCAGGTCAGGCACAGGGCTCCCTGCTGGTCGTCG from Streptomyces davaonensis JCM 4913 encodes the following:
- a CDS encoding DUF2637 domain-containing protein, which encodes MTCLIRPDAVLVQAVIAGALSFAHLHDLAAAAGQDGWKAWAYPVSVDLLLVAAWRRLRSDGPSRLAWCWFLIALVASLGANVATAGFLDLEHPPAWLRFGVAGWPALAFLGGTLLAHSNSAGDRVPVPPAPAAPAPAPDPDVVPEPIPTAVPDAPALPAADLDPAVPVPTALVDHARKVAADHQARTGAPIDTETLRARLGVPAPMASAIAAQLT
- a CDS encoding mobile element transfer protein; the encoded protein is MPAHDHFHSVMSIGPVQIGTHRDRHGQTKHAAVCTADRCGWSADYTSQSAAQLAARTHRCKIR